From the genome of Neodiprion pinetum isolate iyNeoPine1 chromosome 3, iyNeoPine1.2, whole genome shotgun sequence, one region includes:
- the LOC124214106 gene encoding uncharacterized protein isoform X2, whose amino-acid sequence MVDSDKPDASPKFVISALPRLRRNKRLENKWGQKYYTTLNEAVFMQQSIPYMPAEPPASLQNEADDCHPLYVCTQCNDCFRFSSSFDAHNSRRSWVLGYWCQNCFMTDCCHMKSGQQPCFDCQTANRQRKTFLRAKGLGKGRKVGAIKIFYNQCQFFAHLKAHQTSVVDIGDIMLMPIPTDIDEPQYTELERLCEIIMEHMFVTRTHIMDWLQTNELGNKWWRLLQSKLENNDNSVAELLGIHGNKKVGRLFVKRPKKTTCAPKSIFSSISDTIESVIAQSTCSETPPPTESENSRNSPISPVLIDNAEQHVENDDSPCTTTDIAFVDCGPSAKTYPPDVAILLPPKDKLTIIPNGSTSCSKVTNLTPVSTNSHQSVQGPEIPLKMKNCDASNVISSKLSSSTSEFNQQVFEPKISVKKFAQERSRDPSVIICSKNSTISVLPKPQIPKKLVPALNIKLPIAKTPLSGREITRAIESSKKAVAQASVSTSGSKILTVHTPKNADLSDIIGQLPPEVINGKKLVFIGQGAASFTMLPQNELISSLGMIKISSELDKQKIIQSVPAMSVSSTSNQQSVLSTSESVKKNLPTEKAKPKLSQTYADGQIVYKNGKKFVIRHARKSISGPTYHNLNNVKFQTIPKHVSLSAFLSQSEHPLTSYIPIAPKSDEQCVQKAAPLSIPLPCNSPDSSSSSSPPRNASALLSTSQNSKGVIYEAQVKQKNSDMPKREKSPGSRNSFEPQSLISIPVDVPQVDVVNDIHTVQYLSMETDTNGKIYIDFSKKMTRPVKINEGLTRGQGAINYSTLQRIFKEQLRYHGEQRIKQQIKHLIQVNSEYSKTIGDTNGVSILNNLVAIERLENALKEYSLRPETGQSSNDHIIELLANSNFEEPEAPTICPTCNKPKKSHSNFVAFSESISRNPDICHCDNYICYICNVFQGNMSRFIAHLNYHAKQKPYQCPECFRKFATFSRLKAHTWTACFHVLAKRWFKCKVCQFEGFLDMESITKHYILAHSKLKIACPECGLLFDSHALFVEHCKADHPNVPNHLRPVNLVECNVGNCLVSLEHYRSHLEDHDGIVKILYYQCPFCPFPFKDRQRGREIIKRHLRTCHRTQHDQLSDLVSSECLLDAMFPSVSTKLKSNTEQIHQDEQTIEFDQCSNASDVMQTNIDTLSQDSIESNSEANNQPSSDYLNTTVTKQELKNGVKCSIWSINLAHPQLETVDNRNNVISEYSSSPKIFDVRSVTPDSYAELGEATKEKRDINTDEKDTNPGPISDLCMSEEVSENVIVTEDVDRSEQSSNVEVVSNHALPKIVEHQILPSKLPQLILIKETGTNVNMTKMNQSTVAALNAIVKLSHQNRSSQSLVTGETALKLTELETEPTDEKTDAREKNKSTVPVIKISNTIVCTSGAEQLKRPTQGKQTMAVKTRNLPVSVLKSKSADIRIVENVTDCETNNQLSNSGTDGNDVLQIINCTSGTGKEGTKSISFFHDVPKLPPLARIPQHLLVTSQQNVEVTNPQCTKDAAGKFSTKLKQKRRQLWRIALNAPTDTSESVIYCCHLCGELINTSWSVIAKHFDSRHSEDYKLAIVTPRLLRMSDDFISKGYKELLGPRKRKTDANSPTSKRRRRWNPRKHIEKDLLDLGLCIEQESVQDGEGNFVCKKCDQRCNDISSLRKHIGTNHRIKDHYLVCLECGENFVVEPSLQMHLKAFHRIQDPTTYLAQNTAYAKEVTEAIESEPNTGTANQCHVCMAVFEDKPAVDKHLRVHGMAFLNRKRIEARIAARNPEKKFKMENPEDVSAVTVSKGETLENHKPGATESVDETVHQLSKSDIEEKTGKKALS is encoded by the exons ATGGTG gATTCCGATAAGCCAGATGCTAGTCCGAAATTTGTAATCTCAGCTCTACCTCGACTGAGAAGGAATAAAagacttgaaaataaatgggGACAGAAATACTACACAACTCTAAATGAGGCAGTATTCATGCAGCAATCGATTCCCTACATGCCTGCAGAGCCTCCTGCGTCGCTACAGAATGAAGCAGACGATTGTCACCCATTATATGTTTGTACACAATGTAACGATTG TTTTCGCTTTTCGAGCAGTTTTGATGCCCACAATTCCAGGCGGAGTTGGGTTTTGGGTTATTGGTGTCAGAATTGTTTTATGACTGATTGTTGCCACATGAAGAGCGGTCAACAGCCATGCTTCGATTGCCAGACGGCAAATCGTCAACgaaagacatttttaagaGCAAAAGGTTTGGGCAAAGGGCGAAAAGTGGGTgcaatcaaaattttctacaaccAATGTCAGTTTTTCGCCCATCTTAAGGCTCATCAAACAAGCGTCGTTGACATTGGTGATATTATGCTGATGCCAATACCAACTGACATTGATGAACCACAATATACTGAACTGGAACGACTTTGCGAAATAATTATGGAGCACATGTTTGTCACACGGACGCATATCATGGATTGGTTACAGACAAACGAGCTTGGCAATAAATGGTGGAGACTATTACAGtcgaaattggaaaataacgACAATTCAGTGGCTGAACTTCTTGGAATTCATGGTAATAAGAAAGTCGGAAGACTCTTTGTTAAACGGCCTAAAAAAACTACTTGTGCACCCAAATCAATTTTCTCATCTATTTCTGATACAATTGAATCAGTCATTGCACAATCAACTTGTAGCGAAACACCACCACCGACCGAAAGCGAAAATTCAAGGAATTCCCCCATATCACCAGTACTCATTGACAATGCTGAGCAACACGTAGAAAACGACGACAGCCCTTGCACTACTACAGACATTGCATTTGTTGATTGTGGCCCATCAGCCAAAACTTATCCACCGGACGTCGCAATCTTACTCCCCCCGAAAGATAAACTTACAATAATTCCAAATGGAAGTACCAGCTGCAGTAAAGTTACTAATTTGACGCCAGTCAGTACGAATTCACATCAGTCCGTCCAGGGACCTGAAATCCCACTGAAAATGAAGAATTGTGACGCCAGCAATGTCATATCCAGCAAGCTCTCAAGCTCCACTTCTGAATTTAATCAGCAAGTATTTGAACCGAAGATTTCTGTTAAAAAATTCGCCCAAGAACGATCACGAGACCCATCTGTAATTATTTGCAGCAAGAATTCTACAATATCAGTTCTTCCAAAGCCACAAATACCGAAAAAACTGGTTCCTGCTTTAAACATCAAACTACCTATTGCTAAAACACCATTATCAGGTCGGGAAATAACGAGAGCCATCGAATCGTCAAAGAAGGCGGTGGCACAAGCTTCCGTCTCGACTTCAGGATCAAAAATACTGACTGTGCACACTCCTAAAAATGCCGATCTCTCAGACATTATTGGGCAGCTACCACCTGAGGTAATCAACGGTAAAAAATTAGTCTTTATTGGTCAAGGGGCAGCTAGCTTTACTATGCTTCCCCAAAATGAGCTAATTTCTAGTCTgggaatgataaaaatttcgtctGAATTGGACaagcaaaaaataattcaatcagTACCAGCAATGTCAGTGTCAAGTACTTCGAACCAACAAAGTGTGCTTTCTACGTCGGaatccgtaaaaaaaaatcttccgacAGAAAAGGCAAAACCTAAGCTCTCGCAAACATATGCTGACGgtcaaattgtttataaaaatgggaaaaaattcgtcattCGACATGCACGTAAATCTATTTCAGGACCCACGTAtcataatttaaataatgtaaagTTCCAGACGATTCCCAAACATGTCAGCCTTTCGGCATTCTTGTCACAGTCGGAACACCCTTTAACTTCTTACATACCAATAGCACCCAAGTCAGACGAACAATGCGTTCAAAAAGCTGCACCTCTTTCAATACCATTACCATGCAATTCTCCTGActcctcttcatcttcttcgcCACCTCGTAATGCCTCTGCTCTCTTATCCACTTCCCAAAATTCGAAAGGTGTGATATATGAGGCACAGGTCAAACAGAAGAATAGTGACATGccgaaaagagaaaaatctcCTGGttctcgaaattcgtttgaaCCACAGTCTTTAATTTCCATTCCTGTTGATGTGCCGCAGGTGGATGTTGTCAATGACATCCACACAGTTCAATATCTTTCAATGGAAACCGATACAAACGGCAAAATAtacattgatttttctaaGAAAATGACAAGACCAGTTAAGATAAACGAAGGGCTTACACGGGGGCAAGGAGCTATAAATTACAGCACGCTACAAAGAATCTTTAAAGAACAACTTCGTTACCATGGTGAACAAAGAATCAAACAACAAATTAAACACTTGATACAGGTGAATTCGGAATATTCCAAAACTATTGGCGACACAAATGGTGTAAGCATTTTGAATAACCTTGTCGCTATCGAAAGATTAGAAAATGCTTTAAAAGAATACAGTTTGCGGCCTGAAACAGGTCAGAGTTCAAATGATCACATCATTGAACTACTAGcgaattcgaattttgaagAACCAGAGGCACCAACTATTTGCCCTACTTGTAATAAACCCAAAAAGTCACACAGTAACTTTGTAGCATTTTCAGAATCGATTTCGAGAAATCCTGACATATGTCACTGTGATAATTACATATGCTATATTTGTAATGTATTTCAAGGAAACATGTCTCGTTTTATAGCACATTTGAATTATCACGCTAAACAGAAACCATATCAATGCCCAGAATGTTTCAGAAAATTCGCTACTTTCTCTCGATTGAAGGCACACACATGGACGGCTTGTTTTCATGTATTGGCAAAGAGATGGTTCAAGTGTAAAGTATGCCAATTCGAAGGCTTTCTTGACATGGAATCAATAACAAAACACTATATACTTGCACAtagcaaattgaaaattgcctGTCCCGAATGTGGGCTGCTCTTTGATTCACATGCCCTTTTCGTCGAGCACTGTAAAGCCGATCATCCAAATGTACCTAATCATCTAAGACCAGTCAATCTGGTAGAGTGTAACGTTGGAAATTGCCTTGTTAGCCTTGAACATTATAGATCACACTTGGAAGATCACGACGGCATAGTGAAAATACTTTATTACCAATGTCCGTTTTGCCCTTTCCCATTTAAAGACAGGCAGCGAGGTCGGGAGATAATTAAACGTCATTTGCGTACATGTCATCGTACTCAACATGATCAATTATCTGACTTGGTAAGTTCGGAATGCTTACTTGATGCCATGTTTCCAAGTGTGTCGACAAAGTTAAAGTCAAATACCGAACAAATACATCAAGATGAACAAACCATTGAATTTGATCAATGTTCTAATGCTTCAGATGTAATGCAAACAAACATAGATACTCTCAGCCAAGATAGTATAGAAAGTAATTCAGAAGCAAATAATCAACCATCGTCTGACTATTTAAATACCACCGTGACGAAACAGGAGTTAAAAAATGGCGTAAAGTGTAGTATCTGGTCTATAAACTTGGCCCATCCACAATTGGAGACCGTCGATAATCGTAATAATGTAATTAGCGAATATAGCTCGTCAccaaaaatatttgatgtgAGATCAGTTACACCAGATTCATATGCAGAGCTAGGAGAAGCGACAAAGGAGAAAAGAGATATAAACACGGATGAAAAAGATACTAACCCTGGACCAATTTCAGACCTGTGCATGTCTGAGGAAGTGTCTGAAAATGTTATTGTAACGGAGGATGTGGACAGATCTGAACAGTCATCAAATGTTGAAGTTGTGTCAAATCATGCTCTTCCTAAGATCGTTGAACACCAAATTTTACCATCAAAGTTGCCCCAGTTGATACTCATTAAGGAAACAGGAACGAACGTAAATATGACAAAAATGAACCAATCGACTGTGGCAGCTTTAAATGCAATTGTGAAATTATCGCATCAAAACAGATCAAGTCAGAGCCTAGTGACAGGAGAAACTGCACTTAAGTTGACAGAACTGGAAACAGAACCTACTGATGAAAAGACTGATGCCCGAGAGAAAAATAAGTCCACTGTGCCAGTTATTAAAATCTCTAATACAATTGTGTGTACATCTGGAGCTGAACAATTGAAGAGGCCAACACAAGGGAAACAAACTATGGCTGTTAAAACACGCAACCTACCTGTATCGGTTCTGAAATCCAAGAGTGCTGATATTAGAATAGTAGAGAATgttactgattgtgagacgaACAATCAATTATCCAATTCCGGCACTGACGGTAATGATGTATTACAGATTATCAATTGCACCTCAGGCACTGGCAAAGAGGGAACCAAAAGTATCTCGTTCTTTCATGATGTTCCAAAATTGCCACCGTTAGCAAGAATCCCTCAACATTTGTTAGTCACGTCCCAGCAGAATGTAGAAGTTACCAATCCTCAGTGTACAAAGGATGCAGCAGgcaaattttcgacaaaattgaaacaaaagagAAGGCAACTTTGGCGGATAGCTCTTAATGCTCCAACCGATACATCAGAATCGGTTATTTACTGCTGTCACTTGTGTGGAGAATTAATAAATACATCGTGGTCAGTAATTGCAAAACATTTTGACTCTAGGCACTCCGAGGATTATAAATTAGCTATAGTTACACCCAGACTTTTGAGAATGTCCgatgattttatttctaaGGGTTACAAGGAACTCCTTGGACCCCGAAAACGTAAGACAGATGCAAACAGTCCCACTTctaaaagaagaagacgatGGAATCCTAGAAAACATATTGAAAAAGACTTGTTAGACTTGGGGTTATGCATAGAACAAGAGTCTGTGCAAGATGGAGAAGGAAATTTTGTATGCAAAAAGTGCGACCAGCGATGCAATGATATTTCATCTTTGCGGAAACATATTGGTACTAATCATCGAATCAAGGACCATTATCTAGTGTGTTTGGaatgtggagaaaattttgtcGTTGAACCAAGCTTACAGATGCATCTGAAAGCGTTTCATCGCATACAGGATCCCACCACTTACTTAGCTCAAAACACAGCATATGCTAAGGAAGTAACAGAGGCGATAGAAAGTGAACCAAACACTGGAACTGCCAATCAATGCCATGTATGTATGGCTGTATTTGAGGACAAACCAGCCGTTGACAAACATTTGAGGGTCCATGGTATGGCATTTCTTAATCGTAAACGGATTGAGGCTCGGATTGCGGCACGAAACcctgaaaaaaagttcaaaatggAAAATCCTGAAGATGTCTCAGCGGTTACTGTCTCAAAAGGTGAGACATTGGAAAATCACAAGCCTGGTGCAACAGAATCTGTTGATGAAACAGTACACCAGTTATCAAAAAGCGATATTGAAGAG AAAACGGGCAAAAAGGCTCTGTCGTAA
- the LOC124214106 gene encoding uncharacterized protein isoform X3 gives MQNQQRIQHADSDKPDASPKFVISALPRLRRNKRLENKWGQKYYTTLNEAVFMQQSIPYMPAEPPASLQNEADDCHPLYVCTQCNDCFRFSSSFDAHNSRRSWVLGYWCQNCFMTDCCHMKSGQQPCFDCQTANRQRKTFLRAKGLGKGRKVGAIKIFYNQCQFFAHLKAHQTSVVDIGDIMLMPIPTDIDEPQYTELERLCEIIMEHMFVTRTHIMDWLQTNELGNKWWRLLQSKLENNDNSVAELLGIHGNKKVGRLFVKRPKKTTCAPKSIFSSISDTIESVIAQSTCSETPPPTESENSRNSPISPVLIDNAEQHVENDDSPCTTTDIAFVDCGPSAKTYPPDVAILLPPKDKLTIIPNGSTSCSKVTNLTPVSTNSHQSVQGPEIPLKMKNCDASNVISSKLSSSTSEFNQQNSTISVLPKPQIPKKLVPALNIKLPIAKTPLSGREITRAIESSKKAVAQASVSTSGSKILTVHTPKNADLSDIIGQLPPEVINGKKLVFIGQGAASFTMLPQNELISSLGMIKISSELDKQKIIQSVPAMSVSSTSNQQSVLSTSESVKKNLPTEKAKPKLSQTYADGQIVYKNGKKFVIRHARKSISGPTYHNLNNVKFQTIPKHVSLSAFLSQSEHPLTSYIPIAPKSDEQCVQKAAPLSIPLPCNSPDSSSSSSPPRNASALLSTSQNSKGVIYEAQVKQKNSDMPKREKSPGSRNSFEPQSLISIPVDVPQVDVVNDIHTVQYLSMETDTNGKIYIDFSKKMTRPVKINEGLTRGQGAINYSTLQRIFKEQLRYHGEQRIKQQIKHLIQVNSEYSKTIGDTNGVSILNNLVAIERLENALKEYSLRPETGQSSNDHIIELLANSNFEEPEAPTICPTCNKPKKSHSNFVAFSESISRNPDICHCDNYICYICNVFQGNMSRFIAHLNYHAKQKPYQCPECFRKFATFSRLKAHTWTACFHVLAKRWFKCKVCQFEGFLDMESITKHYILAHSKLKIACPECGLLFDSHALFVEHCKADHPNVPNHLRPVNLVECNVGNCLVSLEHYRSHLEDHDGIVKILYYQCPFCPFPFKDRQRGREIIKRHLRTCHRTQHDQLSDLVSSECLLDAMFPSVSTKLKSNTEQIHQDEQTIEFDQCSNASDVMQTNIDTLSQDSIESNSEANNQPSSDYLNTTVTKQELKNGVKCSIWSINLAHPQLETVDNRNNVISEYSSSPKIFDVRSVTPDSYAELGEATKEKRDINTDEKDTNPGPISDLCMSEEVSENVIVTEDVDRSEQSSNVEVVSNHALPKIVEHQILPSKLPQLILIKETGTNVNMTKMNQSTVAALNAIVKLSHQNRSSQSLVTGETALKLTELETEPTDEKTDAREKNKSTVPVIKISNTIVCTSGAEQLKRPTQGKQTMAVKTRNLPVSVLKSKSADIRIVENVTDCETNNQLSNSGTDGNDVLQIINCTSGTGKEGTKSISFFHDVPKLPPLARIPQHLLVTSQQNVEVTNPQCTKDAAGKFSTKLKQKRRQLWRIALNAPTDTSESVIYCCHLCGELINTSWSVIAKHFDSRHSEDYKLAIVTPRLLRMSDDFISKGYKELLGPRKRKTDANSPTSKRRRRWNPRKHIEKDLLDLGLCIEQESVQDGEGNFVCKKCDQRCNDISSLRKHIGTNHRIKDHYLVCLECGENFVVEPSLQMHLKAFHRIQDPTTYLAQNTAYAKEVTEAIESEPNTGTANQCHVCMAVFEDKPAVDKHLRVHGMAFLNRKRIEARIAARNPEKKFKMENPEDVSAVTVSKGETLENHKPGATESVDETVHQLSKSDIEEKTGKKALS, from the exons ATGCAGAACCAACAAAGAATACAACATGCG gATTCCGATAAGCCAGATGCTAGTCCGAAATTTGTAATCTCAGCTCTACCTCGACTGAGAAGGAATAAAagacttgaaaataaatgggGACAGAAATACTACACAACTCTAAATGAGGCAGTATTCATGCAGCAATCGATTCCCTACATGCCTGCAGAGCCTCCTGCGTCGCTACAGAATGAAGCAGACGATTGTCACCCATTATATGTTTGTACACAATGTAACGATTG TTTTCGCTTTTCGAGCAGTTTTGATGCCCACAATTCCAGGCGGAGTTGGGTTTTGGGTTATTGGTGTCAGAATTGTTTTATGACTGATTGTTGCCACATGAAGAGCGGTCAACAGCCATGCTTCGATTGCCAGACGGCAAATCGTCAACgaaagacatttttaagaGCAAAAGGTTTGGGCAAAGGGCGAAAAGTGGGTgcaatcaaaattttctacaaccAATGTCAGTTTTTCGCCCATCTTAAGGCTCATCAAACAAGCGTCGTTGACATTGGTGATATTATGCTGATGCCAATACCAACTGACATTGATGAACCACAATATACTGAACTGGAACGACTTTGCGAAATAATTATGGAGCACATGTTTGTCACACGGACGCATATCATGGATTGGTTACAGACAAACGAGCTTGGCAATAAATGGTGGAGACTATTACAGtcgaaattggaaaataacgACAATTCAGTGGCTGAACTTCTTGGAATTCATGGTAATAAGAAAGTCGGAAGACTCTTTGTTAAACGGCCTAAAAAAACTACTTGTGCACCCAAATCAATTTTCTCATCTATTTCTGATACAATTGAATCAGTCATTGCACAATCAACTTGTAGCGAAACACCACCACCGACCGAAAGCGAAAATTCAAGGAATTCCCCCATATCACCAGTACTCATTGACAATGCTGAGCAACACGTAGAAAACGACGACAGCCCTTGCACTACTACAGACATTGCATTTGTTGATTGTGGCCCATCAGCCAAAACTTATCCACCGGACGTCGCAATCTTACTCCCCCCGAAAGATAAACTTACAATAATTCCAAATGGAAGTACCAGCTGCAGTAAAGTTACTAATTTGACGCCAGTCAGTACGAATTCACATCAGTCCGTCCAGGGACCTGAAATCCCACTGAAAATGAAGAATTGTGACGCCAGCAATGTCATATCCAGCAAGCTCTCAAGCTCCACTTCTGAATTTAATCAGCAA AATTCTACAATATCAGTTCTTCCAAAGCCACAAATACCGAAAAAACTGGTTCCTGCTTTAAACATCAAACTACCTATTGCTAAAACACCATTATCAGGTCGGGAAATAACGAGAGCCATCGAATCGTCAAAGAAGGCGGTGGCACAAGCTTCCGTCTCGACTTCAGGATCAAAAATACTGACTGTGCACACTCCTAAAAATGCCGATCTCTCAGACATTATTGGGCAGCTACCACCTGAGGTAATCAACGGTAAAAAATTAGTCTTTATTGGTCAAGGGGCAGCTAGCTTTACTATGCTTCCCCAAAATGAGCTAATTTCTAGTCTgggaatgataaaaatttcgtctGAATTGGACaagcaaaaaataattcaatcagTACCAGCAATGTCAGTGTCAAGTACTTCGAACCAACAAAGTGTGCTTTCTACGTCGGaatccgtaaaaaaaaatcttccgacAGAAAAGGCAAAACCTAAGCTCTCGCAAACATATGCTGACGgtcaaattgtttataaaaatgggaaaaaattcgtcattCGACATGCACGTAAATCTATTTCAGGACCCACGTAtcataatttaaataatgtaaagTTCCAGACGATTCCCAAACATGTCAGCCTTTCGGCATTCTTGTCACAGTCGGAACACCCTTTAACTTCTTACATACCAATAGCACCCAAGTCAGACGAACAATGCGTTCAAAAAGCTGCACCTCTTTCAATACCATTACCATGCAATTCTCCTGActcctcttcatcttcttcgcCACCTCGTAATGCCTCTGCTCTCTTATCCACTTCCCAAAATTCGAAAGGTGTGATATATGAGGCACAGGTCAAACAGAAGAATAGTGACATGccgaaaagagaaaaatctcCTGGttctcgaaattcgtttgaaCCACAGTCTTTAATTTCCATTCCTGTTGATGTGCCGCAGGTGGATGTTGTCAATGACATCCACACAGTTCAATATCTTTCAATGGAAACCGATACAAACGGCAAAATAtacattgatttttctaaGAAAATGACAAGACCAGTTAAGATAAACGAAGGGCTTACACGGGGGCAAGGAGCTATAAATTACAGCACGCTACAAAGAATCTTTAAAGAACAACTTCGTTACCATGGTGAACAAAGAATCAAACAACAAATTAAACACTTGATACAGGTGAATTCGGAATATTCCAAAACTATTGGCGACACAAATGGTGTAAGCATTTTGAATAACCTTGTCGCTATCGAAAGATTAGAAAATGCTTTAAAAGAATACAGTTTGCGGCCTGAAACAGGTCAGAGTTCAAATGATCACATCATTGAACTACTAGcgaattcgaattttgaagAACCAGAGGCACCAACTATTTGCCCTACTTGTAATAAACCCAAAAAGTCACACAGTAACTTTGTAGCATTTTCAGAATCGATTTCGAGAAATCCTGACATATGTCACTGTGATAATTACATATGCTATATTTGTAATGTATTTCAAGGAAACATGTCTCGTTTTATAGCACATTTGAATTATCACGCTAAACAGAAACCATATCAATGCCCAGAATGTTTCAGAAAATTCGCTACTTTCTCTCGATTGAAGGCACACACATGGACGGCTTGTTTTCATGTATTGGCAAAGAGATGGTTCAAGTGTAAAGTATGCCAATTCGAAGGCTTTCTTGACATGGAATCAATAACAAAACACTATATACTTGCACAtagcaaattgaaaattgcctGTCCCGAATGTGGGCTGCTCTTTGATTCACATGCCCTTTTCGTCGAGCACTGTAAAGCCGATCATCCAAATGTACCTAATCATCTAAGACCAGTCAATCTGGTAGAGTGTAACGTTGGAAATTGCCTTGTTAGCCTTGAACATTATAGATCACACTTGGAAGATCACGACGGCATAGTGAAAATACTTTATTACCAATGTCCGTTTTGCCCTTTCCCATTTAAAGACAGGCAGCGAGGTCGGGAGATAATTAAACGTCATTTGCGTACATGTCATCGTACTCAACATGATCAATTATCTGACTTGGTAAGTTCGGAATGCTTACTTGATGCCATGTTTCCAAGTGTGTCGACAAAGTTAAAGTCAAATACCGAACAAATACATCAAGATGAACAAACCATTGAATTTGATCAATGTTCTAATGCTTCAGATGTAATGCAAACAAACATAGATACTCTCAGCCAAGATAGTATAGAAAGTAATTCAGAAGCAAATAATCAACCATCGTCTGACTATTTAAATACCACCGTGACGAAACAGGAGTTAAAAAATGGCGTAAAGTGTAGTATCTGGTCTATAAACTTGGCCCATCCACAATTGGAGACCGTCGATAATCGTAATAATGTAATTAGCGAATATAGCTCGTCAccaaaaatatttgatgtgAGATCAGTTACACCAGATTCATATGCAGAGCTAGGAGAAGCGACAAAGGAGAAAAGAGATATAAACACGGATGAAAAAGATACTAACCCTGGACCAATTTCAGACCTGTGCATGTCTGAGGAAGTGTCTGAAAATGTTATTGTAACGGAGGATGTGGACAGATCTGAACAGTCATCAAATGTTGAAGTTGTGTCAAATCATGCTCTTCCTAAGATCGTTGAACACCAAATTTTACCATCAAAGTTGCCCCAGTTGATACTCATTAAGGAAACAGGAACGAACGTAAATATGACAAAAATGAACCAATCGACTGTGGCAGCTTTAAATGCAATTGTGAAATTATCGCATCAAAACAGATCAAGTCAGAGCCTAGTGACAGGAGAAACTGCACTTAAGTTGACAGAACTGGAAACAGAACCTACTGATGAAAAGACTGATGCCCGAGAGAAAAATAAGTCCACTGTGCCAGTTATTAAAATCTCTAATACAATTGTGTGTACATCTGGAGCTGAACAATTGAAGAGGCCAACACAAGGGAAACAAACTATGGCTGTTAAAACACGCAACCTACCTGTATCGGTTCTGAAATCCAAGAGTGCTGATATTAGAATAGTAGAGAATgttactgattgtgagacgaACAATCAATTATCCAATTCCGGCACTGACGGTAATGATGTATTACAGATTATCAATTGCACCTCAGGCACTGGCAAAGAGGGAACCAAAAGTATCTCGTTCTTTCATGATGTTCCAAAATTGCCACCGTTAGCAAGAATCCCTCAACATTTGTTAGTCACGTCCCAGCAGAATGTAGAAGTTACCAATCCTCAGTGTACAAAGGATGCAGCAGgcaaattttcgacaaaattgaaacaaaagagAAGGCAACTTTGGCGGATAGCTCTTAATGCTCCAACCGATACATCAGAATCGGTTATTTACTGCTGTCACTTGTGTGGAGAATTAATAAATACATCGTGGTCAGTAATTGCAAAACATTTTGACTCTAGGCACTCCGAGGATTATAAATTAGCTATAGTTACACCCAGACTTTTGAGAATGTCCgatgattttatttctaaGGGTTACAAGGAACTCCTTGGACCCCGAAAACGTAAGACAGATGCAAACAGTCCCACTTctaaaagaagaagacgatGGAATCCTAGAAAACATATTGAAAAAGACTTGTTAGACTTGGGGTTATGCATAGAACAAGAGTCTGTGCAAGATGGAGAAGGAAATTTTGTATGCAAAAAGTGCGACCAGCGATGCAATGATATTTCATCTTTGCGGAAACATATTGGTACTAATCATCGAATCAAGGACCATTATCTAGTGTGTTTGGaatgtggagaaaattttgtcGTTGAACCAAGCTTACAGATGCATCTGAAAGCGTTTCATCGCATACAGGATCCCACCACTTACTTAGCTCAAAACACAGCATATGCTAAGGAAGTAACAGAGGCGATAGAAAGTGAACCAAACACTGGAACTGCCAATCAATGCCATGTATGTATGGCTGTATTTGAGGACAAACCAGCCGTTGACAAACATTTGAGGGTCCATGGTATGGCATTTCTTAATCGTAAACGGATTGAGGCTCGGATTGCGGCACGAAACcctgaaaaaaagttcaaaatggAAAATCCTGAAGATGTCTCAGCGGTTACTGTCTCAAAAGGTGAGACATTGGAAAATCACAAGCCTGGTGCAACAGAATCTGTTGATGAAACAGTACACCAGTTATCAAAAAGCGATATTGAAGAG AAAACGGGCAAAAAGGCTCTGTCGTAA